The Apteryx mantelli isolate bAptMan1 chromosome 36, bAptMan1.hap1, whole genome shotgun sequence genome includes the window CCCGTGagccttggtcccctctgcccttctCAGCCATCCTGGGGAGAGAAGCCCCCCGGGACTGCAGGGGAGTTAAGGGCAGACCGGAGATCCTGGGATGAGCAGGACGACGTGCAGCTAAAGCTTGGTGCACCTGGACGATGCAGGAAGATACTCACCGAGAGCCCGGGAGGCCCTGGGGGGCCGGTGGGACCTGTGGGTCCAGCCAAACCCTGTGGGTAGAGACAGCATCAGCCCTGTCCCCATGGGGCCTGTGTCCTGCCAAGTACGTTGTCTCCctccctgctgccagccccaATCTCAGGAGAGACCCCACATACTCACAGGGTCTCCCTTGGGTCCTGGGGGGCCCTGGATGCCTGGCAGCCCCTGGTCTCCTTTCTCCCCCATCTCTCCTGGAGGTCCAACGAGCCCGATCAGTCCAGCATGGCCCTGGGGGTGAAGGGAGTGTCAGGTGGCCTCCTCCCCAGGACCACGAATGGGGATGAGTCTGGGCTGAGGGgcaccccagccccagctcctgcACAACCATCACCTCGCTCACCTTGTCTCCCTTGTGGCCAGGATCTCCTTTGAGGCCAGGCAAGCCCACAGGGCCCTGCAAGAGGCACAGGGAGTGTCACAGTCCCTGGACGGCGCCCAGCCAGGACACCAGGGTCCCCAGGGCTCACTCACCCCGACTTACCAGGGGGCCAGGTGGTCCCACTTGTCCTGGGGCTCCCAGCAGACCTTGCTCACCCTGGAGAAGACATGGCGTGGGAGAACGGCATGGGGCTGAGCCCCCCGAAAGCCCCCCTCCGAGCAGCATTCCCCAGGGCTGCAGCAATCCCAGCCTGCAGCAGCTCAGTGCCCGAGGGGACGTCTCGTGCCCTGAGGCAGCGCTGCACAGGCACCCCGCTGCCCCGGGCTTCGGGCACGTGCTCAGCCCTGCGTCTCCGCAGGGATGTGCCGTGCTGCAcgggccctccccacagccccacaccCCCGCCGCCACCAGGACTCACAGCTGGACCAGGGATCCCGCGGAGGCCTTCGGAGCCGGGCTGCCCTGGAGGCCCCTGCACTCCCACGGGGCCCATCTTCCCGGGCGGCCCCTCCGTGCCGGGCTTCCCCTGGGAACGTGAGTGCGGAGCGTCAGAGCGGAGCCTGGTGCCCCTTGGGGTGGCACAGGGGTCCTGGCCCCCGCTTGCTGGAGGTGTCTGGGAGGACTCGGCTTCTGCCCCGGGCTGGCAGAGGTGTGGGGCTTTCCTTCCCAAGGGGAGCAGGCTTGGAGAGCCATGGCTTACCTTGGCACCCTTTTCGCCCTGACGGCCCTCGCGCCCAGTTGGCCCCACCGGCCCCTGGGCAAGGAGACAGAGAGTGCGTGAGCTGGATGCTGGGAACCGTGCTCTGGCCTGGAGTGGCCCCACTTGTCCCCTGACACAGCCCTCCCACCTTGCCCTGAGCTACCCCTGCCCTTCCTCGCCCCCTTCCCCTACTCACCCTCCGTCCAGGGGGCCCCGGGGACCCTGGCTCCCCTGACGCGCCAGGGGGACCCTGAAACAAACCCGGAGTCAGTCAGTGGCAGCTTGGGGAgtgggggagagaagaaaggcCCCAcagcaggtgctgggggaagcgcGGAGAGGCTGGGGGGGATAAGAGGTGCACAAGGACTCTAGGGAGCAGCACGGCTCAGCTGCAGCCCCTCGagcccagcagccccgcgggggacCACAGTCCCCCTCTCGCGGCCGAGATACCCTCACTCACCGGCAGGCCAGGGTCCCCGCTGTCGCCCTTCTCCCCAGCGACACCGTCCAGACCCTGCAGCACAGGACGGGGTGAGCGTTCACCCAGCCTGGGCTTTCTGCAGGGGCAGGGAGAGAACGCCGGCAcctggctgcccccagcccgTGCTCATCCTGCGCCCCCCTGCCAGTGCCTGGGTGACCGCGCCAGGGCAGCAGGTGACACGGGAGCTCCGCAGCGCTGGCTCCAGGCTCAGGGGAGTGCCGGCAGcctccgggctggggctgcttctgctctgcagcccctctAATGCGTGAGCTGGGGCTACTCACCGGCAGGCCAGGGTCTCCAGGAGGGCCGGGATCACCAGGGAAGCCGATGGGGCCCTGCAGAGAAATGGGGACATGAGCACGGGGCTGGAAGAGAGTCACAGACCCCCTGCACAccgggagagcagagcaggagcagggaAAGGGGTTAGTGCCTCCAGGCCTATCGGTGGGGTGCGAGTGGGGACTCAGGGcagctcccttcccctctccctgcctcatTCCCGCACTCACCAAGTTGCCTTTGGCTCCATCCTCTCCTGGGGGCCCCTTCTTGCCGGGGGGCCCAGCTGCTCCCGATTGTCCCGCGTCTCCCTTCTCCCCCATGTCCCCTTTCACACCCTGCAGAGGGACGGGGAGGGTCAGggtggggggagagcagggggcagCCTGGGCTGCACGGTGTTCACCTGCAGCCCTACCACTGCTCTGTGTGGCTGGGGAGAGTAGGACCTGCTCCCCGCTCCATTGAGCTCCACcttttcccccaccctgatgccCTGCTCCTGCCTTCCTAGAGATGCCGTGTTCTCCCCTCCCCACGACACTCACGGGCGGACCGGGCTCCCCCGGGGCTCCAGGGGCTCCTGCTTCGCCTGGCTCACCCTGCACgggagaaaagcagagggaaacCTGTCGGTCAGGCACTGCTGGGCGCTGGGAGGAACGTACACGGCTCTGCCTGGTCCACAGTCCCACTACGCAGACACGGAGTCTCGGGACCACTCCCAGTGCAGGCTTACCTTTTCTCCCACGGCACCTGGCTGTCCCACGCCGCCTGGCATTCCCTGGGGACCCTACAGACACCAGGACAGGGGTTACACACTGCAAAGCCCAgaccctgctccacagctggccctggcaccctgcacacccaggcgctgtgcccagcagcccccgCCAAGCGCCAGGGCTGTGCTCACCTCTGTGCCGCTGGGTCCTTGTGGCCCGCgtggtcccggcgcgccgggggggccctgcagggagcacagagcGGGTCAGAACCGCGAAGGGCGACTGCTGAGCTGTGGGGCCACAAGGCCCCCACAGGAGAGGGAGCTTGCAGAGGTGGGAAGCTCGAGGAGCTGGGGCAGAAGAGTCGgagagggctggggagctggggatgcACCGAAGGAGGTGGCCGAGGTCAGAGCAACAAGGCCATGGGGGGGTCCTTACCATGGCGCCGACGTCTCCGTTCTCACCCTTCTCGCCTGGTGGGCCTGGCATGCCCTGTGAGGAGCACACAGGTTGGCAGGGCTGGTGCTGGCCCCAGCTGGCCCCTGGGGCTCAGTGGGCTGGGAGCCCAGCTGGCAAGGCAGAGCCGCCCTGGCACTGCGCAGAGCCCTTGTCCCTGCCCCTCCTTCCCAACCCGCAGCCCCCGCCAGACCTGCAGAGCCAACCCTGCTCCCCTGCCCCTTACCTGCAGGCCCGGGGGGCCACTGAGGCCGGGGTGCCCCCGCGAGCCCTCGTCTCCTTTCTGCCCAAACATCCCCTGCTGCCCACGACGCCCAGGCTCCCCgtctgctccctgcaaagggcgAGCCTGGGGTCAGCACCTCCCCGTGGGCACCGTCTGCCCCGCAGGGACTCAGCACACAGGGTGGGAATGGGGCCAAGGGGGAGATGCATCAGGATGGGTGTCGTGGGGGATGCTTGTGTTGCTGCGGGGAGCAGCCTGCACTGCGTTCGGGGTTTCTTGCTTAAGCGTTGGGCTCAGGGGGAATAAACTGGGTGGGAAGAGCGTGCCCCAGCTACTCACCGCGGGGCCGGGGTGCCCAAGAGGCCCCTGGATTCCTGTCGGTCCCGGCGGGCCCTGGGGGGGCAGGAGCATCCGCATCAGGGTTGGGGCAGTCCCCAAATGCCTCCTGTCCCCAGAGGTGCTCTGACCCTGGGCAGCCCACGCAGGCAGACCAGCCCCTCAGCACTTACCGCCTCACCCTTGTCGCCTTTGCTGCCCTTCTGCCCGGGCAGCCCGATCTCACCCTGccgcggcaaagggacacggtgAAACCCCACAGCCGCCCTTGCTGGGGACTCGTGGCTAGGGAGTGCTGGCGGCCAGGGAAAGCTGCCATCGCCGGGGAACCGTGGCCAAGGAAATCCCATCACCAGGGAAACCTGCCACCACCTGGGAAGCACTGCCAAGGAAACCAGCCAGGGCCCAGACACGGACACGCTGCTGCCAGGGAGATCCCCGCTGCCGGGAAGCCACCGCAGAAACCTGCCCCACCGGGGAGGTGCCCTGGCCCGAGGACCTGCCCTCTCCGAGGGGACCTGTCCCGCAGCGCTGGCCCCGGGGTACCTTCCCCTGCCATCGGCAGCAAAGTGCAGCAGATCCCCTCTGCGCAAAGAAGCCGTTGCTGCAGGTGCCGACTGGTGTCTCCCCGACTTACCTTGTCGCCGTCTTCTCCAGCGGGGCCAGGGGGACCACCTGGACCcggcagccccacagggccctggATGCCGTCGTGTCCAGCTGGGCCCATTGGGCCCCTCTCGCCCTGTGGGCAGGTAGGAGAGCAGGGTTGGCTGGGACTGCGCGGGACGGAACGTTCCGGCTGCTCCCAGACGTGCCCCACACCTCCTCCCGCATCACCCCACCTGCCCCGTCCTCCTCTCGCCCCAAGCATGGCCTCCTCCTTCCCCCGTTCATCTCACTCCCCACCCCATGCAGAGGACATGGCACCTACCGGGGAGCCCTTCTCTccggtggggccgggggggccctgcGCACCCCCACGGCCCGGCAGTCCAATGCCTCCAGCTGCCCCCGTGGGGCCTCGCTCACCGGGGGAACCCTGGGGGAACACAAAGGAGGGGTGAAGAGGGAAAGGCCCTGGGaatccttcctcctctccaaagAAACCTTGCTCTTTATCAACTAGGACTTGGACCAGGGTGGCAAAATTGCTCCCCAAGGAGCACatggcaagggggggggggggcccaaaaCTCTGTATAGACCCCCCAATGCCACGATGCTTTGTACTCACTGTGGGTCCAGGGGGACCGGGGGGGCCTTCCCCACCCTTCAGGCCGGGTGGACCCTGTAGAAAGGCAGGAAGGATGGTCAGTGAGGACCCTACTCGCCTCTCCGCCCTCCTGCTGCTCCCAAGCCCGGGATGGCACTGACCATCTCTCCTGGCGCACCCCGCGTGCCAGGAAAGCCATGGATGCCCGGGGGGCCGTTCTTGCCAGGGATGCCAGCTGGGCCAGGGTCGCCCTGTgaggaagagaagcagcaggTAGCTTGGCTCCATCGTGCCCGAGCTGGTGGCAGCCCTCCCACCGCAGAGCcctcccacccagtgccccccggCTCAGGCCGGCAGCGGGCTGCGCTGGCGCTCGGACCCCGGAGGGGCTCCTACCTTGGCTCCTTCTCGGCCAGCAGCTCCGGGCAGCCCCTGCTcccccggggggccgggggggcctggGTGCCCCCTCTCGCCCACTGGCCCGGTCTCGCCTGATTTACCCTGCGGGCAGAGAGCAGGGTGAGCCTCAGGGGCACGGGCGGCATGGAGCAGAGACCGGGGGCAGCGCCGGAGTGCCAGCAGAGCAACACCGGCCCCTCCATCTCACGTGGAGCAACACTGGCCCCTCCATCCCGCCCGGAGCAACGCCAGCCCCTCCATCCCGCCGGGGCCCGCAGCGCTGGCGTTGATGGCATCCTCGACACAGCCACTCACCTGGGGTCCCACCACCCCAGTGGGGCCTGGGGGCCCAGTTTTGCCATGGAagccctgcagaggaggagagcagagaggggatGAGGCGGGGAAGTGCGGACGCGCCGTCAAGGAACGAGGCGGGCAGGGATGCTCACCGGCTCTCCACGCTGCCCTGGGTGTCCCGGCAAGCCGTCCTTCCCGGCGGGACCCTACCACAGCGGGAGCGGAGTTAGCGGGGTGGAGGGGCGCCAGCGGCCAGGCCGGCCGGGCTGGGCAGCAGCGCTGCTCCCCGACGCGTTGCTACTTACGGGGGGCCCTTTGGTGCCGGGGAATCCGCTGGGGCCCTGCGGACCCTGGGGGCCCTGCGGGAGGAAGGGAAAAGCCCGTGGGCAGCGGTACAGCGACCATCCCCATGGCCCAGAGTGTGTCTCCCCCCGCTGGCATCGTCCCAAGGAAGAGCCCCGCGTCCCAGCACCACCAGCCCcaggcccctgctcctggcccctCTGCAGGGCACCGGCTGCCCCCGGCTCACCTTCTCCCCCGCCGCGCCAGGGGCCCCATCATGGCCAGCGTCGCCCTGGCGGAGAGAGACAGGCTGAGGGCAGGTGGCAGCGACCCGTGGGCTGGTCCCCGCCGCCCTGGGGCGGGGGCACGCGGCGGCCGGGTGCCAACCTACCTTGGGGCCGGGTGTTCCTGTGGCGCCGGGCAGGCCGCGCTCCCCCGGCAGGCCCTGAGCGGAGGCAGCAGAGAGCGGCGTCAGGGCCCGCGAGCCGGGCGGGCACCCCGGGACCGAGCTGTGACGCGGAGCCCAGCGCCCCAGCGTGGCGGCCATGGGGCACAGGGCCGATGTTTGGGGCCCGGATGCCGTGGGATACGGCAGGCCCCAGGGCCCGGTTGCCATGGGACACCAGGGCCCTGGGGTGGTTGCCATGGGATACGGCAGGCCCCAGGTCCCGGTCACCGTGGGTTATGGCAGGCCCCATGCCGGTTGCCATGGGACACGGGGTGGAAACTTTTGGCCTGGTTGCCATGGGAAACGACAGGCCCCAGGGCCCAGTTGTCGTGGGATACAACAGGCCCCAAGCGCTGTTGCCGTGGGATACAGGGCGGGAGTTTTGGGCCTGGTTGCCTGGGACACAGCAGGCACCAGAGATCAGTTGCCGTGGGATACGGCCAGCCCCGGGGTAGTTGCCATGGCTGTGGCAGGTCCCCGGGCAGTCCCTGTGGGATATGACAGGTCCCAGGGCGGTCACTGTGGGATACAGGCGGCCCCGGGGTGGTTGCCATGGCTACGGCAGGTCCCAGGATGGTTGCCATGAGatacagccagccccagggcggGCGTGTGGATCCCGGCGGCCCCCAGCATGGGGCTGGTGGAGgtcggggccgcggcggctcacCGGGGGTCCTCGCTGTCCCGTCTGCCCAGCCTGGCCAGCCTTGCCCTGCGGGAAGGGAGACATGCCGGGGGGAGCCGCTCCCACCTGCACCCGTGCCCGCCATTCACCCGCTGCACACCCGCTGTGCACCTGCTGTGCACCCCGCGCAGGGATGGGGCATCCCATGCAGCCACGACTCGCGCCCAAGTGTGTGTGCAGGAGGACACGTGGCgcaggagccgggggggggctTCCAGGCACGCGTGAGATCTGGAGCCAAGGACATGGCGGGGGGACCAGGATGCTTGGGTCCCTCTGCTGGctccgagctctcccagcccctctctggctcctggcacagcaggacagggacgGTGGGGCAGGATGCAGGGGACCCATGGGGGGACAATGGGGCAGGATGCGGGGGACCCATGGTGGGGACGGTGGGACAGGATGGGGGGGACCCGCAGGGCGatggtggggcaggagggggcagaCGGCACAGCGGGATGTGGCGACTCACCCTCTTGCCTTTCTCTCCCGCCAGCCCCACGGCACCCTGGAAGCCAGCGGAGCCCTAAGAGGGGGAAGCACAAGCTGCAGCCGGGGCCGAGAGGATCCTGGCTCCGGAGCGACCCAGCAGCCTCCCTGCACTCACCTTGGGGCCCTGGCGTCCGGGGTATCCTGGGAGGCCCGGCACGCCCAGCTTGCCCTGcaagggagagagcagagctgaGCCGGGGGCAGCAcgcgccgcgggcgcgggggcaGAGCGCTGGCACCCACCTTATCGCCGGCAGGGCCGGCAGCGCCTGGTTCGCCCATGGGGCCcgtctgccccttcagcccctcGGGGCCGTCCTCACCCCGGGGGCCCAGCGGGCCCTGGTCCCCCTGGAACAGCAAGGCAGCAGCGCGGGGAGCGTGCCGCCCAACGAAAcaccgccggggccgccgccccgTGTCCCCGCACCCCCCTGCGGCCAGACCCGCCCCCCCAAACTGCCGCCGGGGCTCCCGCAACCCCCAAGAGAGGCCAGAAATGTGGaaacacccccccctccccggggacgCCGCTTACCCTGTCGCCCTTCGGACCTATGTCCCCCTTGAAGCCGGGGAATCCATCTTCTCCCTGAAGGGAAGCACAGGCTGGGGGGCCGAGACCGCGCCAGCTCCGGCGCAAGCCCCCCACCCCGGTGCGGAGGGCCGTCTCCAGCCGCCCGGCACCCCCAGCACAGGGCTGTGACAGCACCGGCACGAGCGTCCCTGGGACCCCCTCGCCAGCCGCCCTTACCTTCTCCCCTTTGCTGCCCTTCAGGCCGCGCACGCCGAAAGCTCCCTGCAGAGACAcagaggggccggggggccggagGGAGGCTCCCGATCGGGGGGACGCAGCCCGACCCCACTGCGGGGCCTGGCCGAGGGGGAGGCTGTGCTTACCTTCACCCCGCGCGGTCCCGGATAGCCGAcggggccggcggcacccgcagggccctgggggcAGAGCCAGCATCAGCAGAGATGGAAATGGCCCCATCCGTGCagggggggcaggcagggacccCACGAGGGGGGCTGAGCCGCCTCCCCAGGGCGGCTCCTTACCTGGAGACCCTTCTCTCCGGCTGGCCCCTCTCGGCCGGGGTGACCCTGCAGGGATGCGCGAGGGATGAGCCCCGCACTGCCCCGCGGCGCCTGCTCTGAGCGGGATCCCGCAGCTGGAGCGACCCCATGGTGCTGTGCGAGTACTCACCGGGGGCCCGTCGGCCCCAGCGACGCCCTGGATCCCCGGCTTCCCTGGCGAGCCCTGggcaagaggaagaggaggtgtCAGGCGTGGAGggctcccgcggccccccgcTGCCCACCCCCTGTGCCCCTGCGCCACTCACCTTCTCCCCCGGCAGCCCCACGGGACCCTGGGGGCCAGGCAGCCCCTGCAAGAGAAGAGACCGAGGCACTGGGAAGGCACGGAAAGAGCAGCCGAGCCCCCGGCCCCTCGGGCCGCCCTCCGCCTACCTGCGGACCAGGGTTGCCCTGCTGTCCCGGCGGGCCTGGCTCCCCGTGGATCCCCTGCAGGCGGCAGAGAAATCCCATCAGCAGGACACCGGCCTCCCGCGGAGCCTTGCTGCAGCCCCGGCCGCCCTCCCATGCTCCTGCACCCGTGGGAGCGTTGCCCCCCCACACTGCTCCCATGCCGGCAGCCCCGCCACCCCCGCCCCAGAGCATCCCGCTCTCGCACTGCCCGGTCCCGGCGGGGCCCCGCTCGCACCCACCACACTGCCCTCAGGTCCAGGTGCTCCGTCGATGCCGCTGGCGCCCTGCGGGGCAAGGAAGGAGGGTCAGGGCCCCGAGGCGATGCCGTGCCCCAGGGTGATACCGTGCCCAGGCTAAGAGGCCAGGAAAAACGTCCCCTTGACACGAGGATGGGCAGACaggcagaaggggggggggggtcttgtaCCGGTGGTCCCGGGGGTCCGGGGGAGCCACGCGAGCCGATCAGACCTCGCACGCCCTAGGGCCGAGGATAGATGGGTCAGTCAGCACCCCAGGCCCCCTGCATTCCCAGGGTGCCCAAATCTCCCCCCCAAAAGCTCCAGGGAGCGGCAGAACTTGCCCCCAGACCCTCCAGGGCTCCCGGAGCGAAGCCGGGGAGGCTCCCAGCGCCAATACTCACAGGTTCCCCAGGCTGCCCGCGGGGTCCCGGGAGCCCATCCGGGCCCTGGAGGAGATGGAGCAGAGCT containing:
- the COL5A3 gene encoding collagen alpha-3(V) chain isoform X3, coding for MERLLALLAVLHGLRPGRAAVPVDVLQTLGAQHGREGISVTAGICTQRPGAADPDLAFRMDNRTQLSAPTRQLFPDGPFPEDFSILATVRAQRGGQAFLLSIYDERGVQQLGLEIGRSPVFLYEDQDGQPAPEQYPVFRKVNLADGRWHRVALAVEGRNVSLLVDCHLLETLPLERGPQPVVSTEGVTLFGARLLDEEVFEGDVQQLLIVADPTVAHSYCQLYMPGCDQPLLYPLVAPFPEESGPEATAAPRRKGRKGKGKGKRKGKGKGKKRRNKELLEQQEASVLSTVDGQASTATPTRSAEESTLATDAWSPASTTTAAPNRTDPQEDTREEFVLQEAGSTELLPGYEDEDEGDPALRGRFGPAEREQPGIQAPQEPSQKGEKGEPAMLEPGWRFEGPPGPPGPAGEPGPWGPPGPPGLPGDPGDQGPAGRPGLPGADGSRGPAGTTLMLPFQFGGDSLKGPSVSFQEAQAQAILQQAKLAMKGPPGPMGLTGRPGPLGLPGHPGLKGDAGDSGLQGPRGPQGPPGLPGKPGRRGRAGADGARGLPGETGPKGDRGFDGLPGLPGEKGHRGDAGQPGLVGPPGHRGAKGPDGLPGPRGQPGEPGVRGLIGSRGSPGPPGPPGASGIDGAPGPEGSVGIHGEPGPPGQQGNPGPQGLPGPQGPVGLPGEKGSPGKPGIQGVAGADGPPGHPGREGPAGEKGLQGPAGAAGPVGYPGPRGVKGAFGVRGLKGSKGEKGEDGFPGFKGDIGPKGDRGDQGPLGPRGEDGPEGLKGQTGPMGEPGAAGPAGDKGKLGVPGLPGYPGRQGPKGSAGFQGAVGLAGEKGKRGKAGQAGQTGQRGPPGLPGERGLPGATGTPGPKGDAGHDGAPGAAGEKGPQGPQGPSGFPGTKGPPGPAGKDGLPGHPGQRGEPGFHGKTGPPGPTGVVGPQGKSGETGPVGERGHPGPPGPPGEQGLPGAAGREGAKGDPGPAGIPGKNGPPGIHGFPGTRGAPGEMGPPGLKGGEGPPGPPGPTGSPGERGPTGAAGGIGLPGRGGAQGPPGPTGEKGSPGERGPMGPAGHDGIQGPVGLPGPGGPPGPAGEDGDKGEIGLPGQKGSKGDKGEAGPPGPTGIQGPLGHPGPAGADGEPGRRGQQGMFGQKGDEGSRGHPGLSGPPGLQGMPGPPGEKGENGDVGAMGPPGAPGPRGPQGPSGTEGPQGMPGGVGQPGAVGEKGEPGEAGAPGAPGEPGPPGVKGDMGEKGDAGQSGAAGPPGKKGPPGEDGAKGNLGPIGFPGDPGPPGDPGLPGLDGVAGEKGDSGDPGLPGPPGASGEPGSPGPPGRRGPVGPTGREGRQGEKGAKGKPGTEGPPGKMGPVGVQGPPGQPGSEGLRGIPGPAGEQGLLGAPGQVGPPGPLGPVGLPGLKGDPGHKGDKGHAGLIGLVGPPGEMGEKGDQGLPGIQGPPGPKGDPGLAGPTGPTGPPGPPGLSSRGASLPRMAEKGRGDQGSREGQGRLSHAA